The region TCAGGCTGGAGTCGAGGCCGCCGGAGAGCAGCACACCGACCGGCACGTCGGAGACCATGCGGCGGCGGACGGCGGTGCGTAACGCCGTCATGATCCGCTCCTGCCACTCCCCGGCGGACATCGGTGCGGCGGCGGCGCGGGTGAACTCCGGCCGCCAGTAGACGGTGTCGGTGCTCCGCCCGTCCGCGGTGATCACCCGGATGGTGGCGGGTGGGAGTTTGCGGATGCCGGCGAGGATGGTGCGCGGCGGCGGCACCACCGAGTGGAACGTCATGTAGTGGTGCAGCGCCACCGGGTCGAGGTCGGTGTCGACGTCACCGGCGGCGAGCAGCGCCGGCAGCGTCGACGCGAAGCGGATCCGGCTCGGCCCCTCGGCGAGGTAGAGCGGTTTGATGCCGAGCCGGTCGCGGCCCAGCACCAGGGTGCGCGTGGCCAGTTCGACGAGCGCGAACGCGAACATGCCGTAGAACCGCTCGACACAGGCCGTACCCCACCTGTGGTACGCCTTGATGATCACCTCGGTGTCCGAGGTGGATCGGAAGGAGTAGCCGGCGGCGGTCAGCTCGTCGCGCAGCTCTCGGTAGTTGTAGATGCATCCGTTGAAGACCAGGGCCAGCCCCAGTTCGCTGTCGACCATCGGTTGGGCGCCCGCGTCGGACAGGTCGATGATGCGCAGTCGTCGGTGCACCAGCGCCGCCGGGCCGTGCTGCCACCGGCCCTCACCGTCCGGGCCTCGGGAGGCCAGGGCGGGCAGCATCCGCTCGACGGCCGCCATGTCCGGTGGCGCCCCGTCGAGGCGAAACTCACCTCCGATACCGCACATGGCATCCACCTCTCATCGGCTCGGGCCGCTGACCGGTCCAGGCTTGGCGGACCGGGTTGCGCCCCGATGACGCGGGGGTCAAGCGTGGGTTACGCCGACGGTCGATCGGCTCCGTCGAGCAGCCAGGTGTCCTTCGACCCACCGCCCCGGGAGGAGTTGACGATCATGCTGCCGGCCGGCGCGACGCGGGTCAGGGCCACCGGCGCGACCTCGGCGGTGTCGCCGAGGAACACGAAGGCCCGCAGGTCGACGTGGCGGGGCGCGAGTGCCGTCCCGTCGAAGACCGGGTGGGTGGTGAGCGCGATCATCTCCTGGGCGATCCACCGGTGCGGGGCGGCGAGGATCTGCTCGCGGACGGCGTCCAACTCCTCCTCATCCGCGCGTGGACCGATCACCACCCGGTCGCCGCCGTACCCGTCGACCGGCTTGAGCACCAGCTGATCGAGCCGGCCCAGCACGTCGGCACGTTGCTCGGGCAGTCCACACAGGTACGTCGGCACGTCCGGAAGCAGCGCCTTCTCCCCCAGGTAGTACTCGATGAGTCGGGGCACGTACGCGTACAACGCCTTGTCGTCACCGACGCCGTTGCCCAACGCGTTGGCCAGCGTCAACCGCCCGGCGTGCACCGCCGCGAGCAGTGGCCAGCCCAGCGGGACGCCGTCGGCGCCCGGCGCGTGCAGCAACGCCTCCTCGTCCATCCGCAGGTAGATCACGTCCACCTGGCTGCGGCGGCCCTCCCGGATGAGCTGGACACGGCCCTCCTCCACGAGCAGGTCGCCGCTCTCGGTCAGCGGTACGCCCATCTCGTCGGCGAGCAGCCGGTGCTCGAACCAGGCGGGGTCACCCGGACCACTGCTGAGCACCACGACGGCGGGGTCGTCGGCGGCGGCCGGTCCGGCTGCCACCAGCGCCCGGTACAGCATCGCCGGTGTCTCGTCAGCAGGCAGCAGGTCGTCGGGCACCGGCAGCTCGGGCAGCACCGCCCGGGTCAGTCGACGGTTCTGCACGGCGTAGCCGATGCCCGAGGGCACCCGCAGGTTGTCCTCCAACACGTACCAGCCACCGTCGGCATTCCGGACGAGGTCGGTTCCGGACACCTGGGCGCGGGTGCCCCGCCGACCCATCAGCGCCCCGGTGGGTCGCAGCCCGGGTGAGGATTCGACCACCCACGCCGGGACCACACCGTCGGCGACCACGGCGCGGTCGCCGTAGACGTCCCGCAGGAAGGCGTCGAGGGCGCGGGCCCGCTGCACCAGGCCGGTGCGCAGGCTCCGCCAGTCGGCGGCAGGGACCACGCGGGGCACGAGGTCGACCGGGAAGAGTCGGGTGCTCGCCTCGCCGGCCACGCTGAAGGTCACGCCCCGGGCGCGCTGCTCCTCGTCGCGGTCGTGCTCACGTTGGCGCAGTCCGTCGGCGCCGAGACCCCGCAGGGCGGTCAGCAGCGGCCGGTACGCCGGCTCCGGTCCCGCCGGGCCGAAGACCTCGTCGTCGGTGTGGACGTACGTGGACAGGGCCGGCGTGGTCGGCGCACCGGGCAGTGGCCCCCGTACGCGTCCACGGGTCTCGTCGAGCAGCAGGTCGACCACGTCAGCCAACCGGCCGCGCCGCTCGTACGCCCGCCGTTGCCGCGCGGCCGAACTGCCGCGTTCCAGCGCGTACCGGGTCAGCTCGGTGACCTGCTGCCAGTCCCCCGTCGCCGTCAACTGCGGGCGCAGGTCGGTCACCAGACGGCGGACCGCCTCGGCGGCCGGCACGGGTCGGGCCGATCGGGGCAGGTCGAGCAGGTCCCCCTCCAGCCCGGAGCGGGCGGCCCGCCAGACGGCGGCGCGCAGCACCGGTGGCCGCACCGCGGTGCGGTCCACCCCGGCGCGCAGCGCGGCGACCTCCCGTCGGACGAGCGCCCGGAACAGGCCGGTGAGCAGGACGATGGTCTCCACGTCGGCGTTGGCGTCGGTGATCCGCAGTTCCACAGTGGGCACGTGCGCCGAGGGCCGGACATCGAAGTAGATCATGGCGGGGTCGGTGATGGTCTCGGAGGAGATCAGCTCGGCGACCAGCGCCTCGTGGTCTGCGGCGCTGGTCACCTCGCCCGGGT is a window of Micromonospora sp. WMMD961 DNA encoding:
- a CDS encoding carboxylate--amine ligase/circularly permuted type 2 ATP-grasp protein produces the protein MADNTTNAPTYDGPVDRSGNGRTLPTPRTNPVLSLDDDDPADLATIGVEEEFHVVDLHTRELVPRAGELLDRLPATSFTAELHRSVVETNTAVCRTLDEIRAELTRLRQAAVQVADRAGLGIVAAGTVPLRADGDPSVTPTSRYRRMLDEYQMLAREQLICGAQVHVGVSDRDLAVAVTRRVQPWLPVLLALSTSSPYWMGQDSGYASVRSLVWQRWPTAGDPGEVTSAADHEALVAELISSETITDPAMIYFDVRPSAHVPTVELRITDANADVETIVLLTGLFRALVRREVAALRAGVDRTAVRPPVLRAAVWRAARSGLEGDLLDLPRSARPVPAAEAVRRLVTDLRPQLTATGDWQQVTELTRYALERGSSAARQRRAYERRGRLADVVDLLLDETRGRVRGPLPGAPTTPALSTYVHTDDEVFGPAGPEPAYRPLLTALRGLGADGLRQREHDRDEEQRARGVTFSVAGEASTRLFPVDLVPRVVPAADWRSLRTGLVQRARALDAFLRDVYGDRAVVADGVVPAWVVESSPGLRPTGALMGRRGTRAQVSGTDLVRNADGGWYVLEDNLRVPSGIGYAVQNRRLTRAVLPELPVPDDLLPADETPAMLYRALVAAGPAAADDPAVVVLSSGPGDPAWFEHRLLADEMGVPLTESGDLLVEEGRVQLIREGRRSQVDVIYLRMDEEALLHAPGADGVPLGWPLLAAVHAGRLTLANALGNGVGDDKALYAYVPRLIEYYLGEKALLPDVPTYLCGLPEQRADVLGRLDQLVLKPVDGYGGDRVVIGPRADEEELDAVREQILAAPHRWIAQEMIALTTHPVFDGTALAPRHVDLRAFVFLGDTAEVAPVALTRVAPAGSMIVNSSRGGGSKDTWLLDGADRPSA